One genomic window of Magnolia sinica isolate HGM2019 chromosome 3, MsV1, whole genome shotgun sequence includes the following:
- the LOC131239574 gene encoding leucine-rich repeat receptor protein kinase MSP1-like: MSMAATRLLSYHAHMFLVVILLILHSSFSGANYSGDFRSLVALRDSLAERRDAIPSWFDPGTPSCSWAGVRCVGLEVHQIDLSYTPLGLSIPRCIGDFRSLKVLNLSNCGLTGSIPDSLWNLQKLQSLDLSENQLFGALPPAVSNLKMLRELVLDHNSFSGSLTSNIGRLGDLIELSLSGNSFSGSLPLELGSLQNLESLDISMNSFSGNFPSSLGNLTSLLHLDAGSNGFTGAICSEIGGLRRLLSIDLSSNSLTGYIPSEIGRLTSLESLSIGRNNFNGGIPAEIGNLLELKIFEIQNCGLSGKIPDEISNLRSLTALDISENSLEGGLPASFGKLSNLTYLIAASAGLSGPIPEEMGNCKKLKALDLSFNSFSGPLPAALLGLEAISVFIVDGNRLSGPIPPWISNWKGANSIRLSKNFFEGRLPPLALQSLKTFSVDSNQLSGEIPPEICDAVSLTILSLSENEFTGSIQNTFRGCSNLTDLILAGNDFYGEIPGYLGELPLVTLEMSQNNFSGRIPDELWESRTLLEISLSNNLLVGQIPAAIGRISALQRLLLDNNFFEGPIPNSIGNMKNLTNLSLHGNRLTGEIPLELFECTNLVALDLGSNGLTGLIPKSISQLKLLDNLVLSRNRLSGQIPGEICTGFQQAAFPDSEFTQHYGVLDLSSNELVGPIPSAIKHCAVLIELRMQENKLNGSLPHELLSLVNLTFIDLSSNSLTGPILPQFFKSKNLQGLLLSNNHLTGQIPDGLELMMPSLVKLNLSSNCLTGPFPSSIFNIKSLTHLDISQNSLAGPISFPWRSPTISSLLVLNASNNRFSGVLAETISNLTSLAILDLHNNSFTGSLPLSISNMASLTYLDLSSNNFQESVPCAICTILGLTFINFSGNKFNGYVPETCTAVKPCSLDNAVLSPLRAYPPTSALTRASIWAIAFCALVIFLGLLFGLIRWKLLRQEAASAILSPKAKPASIEPASTDELLAKKTKEPLSINVATFEHALLRLTPADILTATENFSKAHIIGDGGFGTVYRALLPEGRTVAVKRLNDGHFQGDREFLAEMETIGKVKHRNLVPLLGYCVFGEERFLIYEYMENGSLDLWLRNRADAVETLNWPARFKICLGAARGLAFLHNGFVPHIIHRDMKSSNILLDRGFEPRVSDFGLARIISACETHVSTDLAGTFGYIPPEYGQTMKATAKGDVYSFGVVMLELLTGRAPTGQDEVEGGNLVGWVRWMAAAGRESEVLDPCVSGPGPWREQMVRVLTVARACTCDEPSRRPTMLEVVKLLKDIKMEGSGV; encoded by the coding sequence ATGTCCATGGCAGCAACAAGGTTGTTGAGTTATCACGCTCACATGTTCCTCGTCGTCATCCTCCTTATCCTCCATTCATCCTTCTCTGGCGCAAATTACTCTGGTGACTTCAGGTCGTTAGTAGCTCTCCGGGACTCCCTTGCTGAAAGAAGAGATGCCATTCCTAGTTGGTTTGATCCAGGGACCCCATCTTGCAGCTGGGctggtgtaaggtgtgtgggtCTTGAAGTTCACCAGATAGACTTATCATACACGCCCCTGGGCCTTTCGATTCCACGCTGCATTGGTGATTTCAGGTCTCTGAAGGTCCTTAACTTGAGCAACTGCGGACTCACTGGTTCTATACCAGACTCCTTGTGGAACTTGCAGAAGTTGCAGTCTCTGGATTTGAGTGAGAACCAACTGTTTGGTGCTCTACCTCCAGCAGTATCCAACCTGAAAATGCTCAGAGAACTCGTGCTTGATCACAACAGCTTTTCTGGAAGCTTAACATCCAATATTGGACGGCTTGGAGACCTAATTGAGTTGTCCCTCTCTGGAAATTCATTCTCTGGAAGTCTTCCTTTGGAGCTGGGGAGCCTACAGAACTTGGAGTCTCTAGATATAAGCATGAATTCCTTCTCTGGGAATTTTCCATCTAGCTTGGGAAATCTCACGAGTCTTTTGCACTTAGATGCTGGTTCGAACGGGTTCACAGGAGCAATTTGCTCTGAGATTGGAGGTTTGAGGCGGCTTCTGTCAATAGATCTCTCTTCAAACAGTTTGACAGGATATATACCATCAGAAATTGGCAGATTGACAAGTCTAGAGTCTCTCTCCATCGGAAGAAACAACTTCAATGGAGGAATTCCAGCTGAAATTGGCAATCTGTTAGAGCTGAAGATATTCGAGATTCAGAACTGCGGACTGTCAGGGAAAATTCCAGATGAAATCTCCAACCTCAGAAGCTTGACAGCCTTAGACATATCGGAGAACAGTCTCGAGGGGGGACTGCCTGCCAGCTTTGGTAAGCTGAGTAATCTAACTTATCTGATTGCAGCCAGTGCAGGATTGAGTGGGCCCATACCAGAAGAAATGGGCAACTGTAAGAAGCTAAAAGCCCTGGATCTGTCTTTCAATTCCTTCTCCGGTCCACTGCCTGCCGCACTTTTGGGGCTCGAAGCCATTAGCGTGTTTATAGTTGATGGGAACCGTCTATCAGGCCCAATCCCCCCCTGGATTTCAAACTGGAAAGGAGCGAATTCAATAAGGCTAAGCAAGAACTTTTTTGAAGGACGTTTGCCTCCATTGGCACTGCAGTCCTTGAAGACGTTCTCTGTGGACTCCAACCAGCTTTCCGGCGAGATTCCGCCAGAGATATGTGATGCTGTGTCATTGACTATTCTTTCGCTATCAGAGAACGAATTTACGGGTAGCATCCAGAACACTTTCCGGGGTTGCTCGAACCTCACTGATTTGATACTGGCAGGAAATGATTTCTATGGCGAAATCCCAGGCTATTTAGGGGAGCTGCCTTTGGTTACGCTGGAAATGTCTCAGAACAACTTCTCAGGCAGGATTCCAGATGAGCTCTGGGAGTCCCGGACCCTTCTCGAGATATCTCTGAGCAACAATCTGCTGGTAGGTCAGATTCCGGCTGCCATTGGTAGGATCTCGGCTCTACAGAGGCTGCTGCTGGACAACAATTTTTTTGAGGGTCCCATCCCGAATTCCATTGGCAACATGAAAAACCTGACTAATCTATCACTCCATGGGAACAGATTAACAGGTGAGatcccattggaactcttcgaatgtACAAATCTGGTGGCACTGGACCTGGGTTCGAATGGCCTCACCGGTCTCATCCCCAAAAGCATATCCCAGCTGAAGCTGCTGGATAATCTGGTTCTGTCAAGAAACCGGCTCTCCGGCCAGATCCCTGGAGAGATATGCACTGGGTTTCAGCAGGCTGCATTTCCAGATTCCGAGTTCACCCAGCACTATGGCGTGCTTGATCTTTCAAGCAACGAGCTTGTGGGCCCAATTCCTTCAGCTATCAAGCATTGTGCGGTGCTGATCGAGCTTCGAATGCAGGAGAACAAGCTCAATGGCAGCCTCCCCCACGAACTTTTGAGCCTGGTGAACCTGACATTCATCGATCTGTCTTCCAATTCTCTCACAGGACCCATCCTACCGCAGTTCTTCAAGTCAAAAAATCTCCAAGGCCTCCTCCTCTCAAACAACCATCTGACTGGCCAGATACCGGACGGGCTGGAATTGATGATGCCTAGTCTGGTGAAGCTTAATCTGTCAAGCAACTGTCTCACTGGCCCCTTCCCATCATCCATCTTCAACATCAAGAGCCTGACCCACCTAGACATTAGCCAGAACTCCCTCGCTGGGCCCATTTCGTTTCCCTGGCGAAGTCCCACCATCAGCTCTCTATTAGTCCTGAATGCCAGCAATAACCGCTTCTCTGGTGTCCTAGCTGAAACAATCTCCAACCTTACATCCCTCGCCATCCTCGACCTCCACAACAACAGCTTCACAGGCAGCTTGCCACTGTCCATCTCGAACATGGCTAGCCTGACATATCTCGACCTCTCCAGTAACAACTTCCAGGAGTCCGTACCATGCGCTATCTGCACCATACTGGGCCTCACTTTCATCAACTTCTCTGGCAACAAGTTCAATGGCTACGTGCCTGAAACCTGCACTGCTGTGAAGCCATGCTCTCTGGACAACGCTGTTCTCTCACCCCTACGTGCTTATCCACCCACGTCTGCTCTAACTCGAGCCTCCATCTGGGCGATTGCATTCTGCGCTCTGGTTATCTTCCTCGGCTTACTATTCGGTTTGATCAGGTGGAAGCTGCTGCGGCAAGAGGCCGCTTCGGCCATCCTTTCGCCCAAGGCCAAGCCTGCATCCATTGAGCCAGCCTCCACTGACGAGCTCCTAGCTAAGAAGACAAAGGAGCCACTGAGCATCAATGTAGCCACCTTTGAGCACGCGTTGCTGCGGCTGACACCGGCCGATATACTAACAGCAACTGAGAACTTCAGCAAGGCCCACATTATCGGTGACGGTGGATTCGGCACCGTCTACAGGGCATTGCTGCCAGAGGGACGGACTGTTGCTGTCAAAAGGCTCAACGATGGCCACTTCCAAGGTGACCGTGAGTTCCTAGCAGAGATGGAGACGATTGGGAAGGTGAAACACCGCAACCTGGTTCCACTGCTTGGCTACTGTGTTTTTGGTGAGGAGCGGTTCCTGATATACGAGTACATGGAAAATGGCAGCCTGGACCTTTGGCTGAGGAACCGAGCTGACGCGGTCGAGACACTCAACTGGCCAGCCCGGTTCAAGATATGCCTGGGTGCAGCCCGTGGGCTCGCTTTCCTGCACAATGGGTTCGTGCCACACATCATACACCGAGACATGAAGTCGAGTAACATCCTGCTGGATCGCGGTTTCGAGCCGCGAGTGTCGGACTTTGGGCTTGCACGCATTATCAGTGCATGTGAGACTCACGTGAGCACTGATCTTGCTGGCACGTTCGGGTACATACCGCCTGAGTATGGGCAGACGATGAAGGCGACTGCGAAGGGTGATGTCTACAGCTTTGGGGTGGTGATGTTGGAGCTGCTGACTGGGCGAGCCCCGACTGGGCAGGATGAGGTGGAGGGGGGCAACCTGGTGGGGTGGGTGAGGTGGATGGCTGCAGCTGGGAGGGAGTCGGAGGTGCTGGATCCCTGCGTGTCGGGTCCTGGCCCGTGGAGAGAGCAGATGGTGCGTGTGCTCACGGTCGCAAGGGCGTGCACGTGCGATGAGCCATCGAGGAGGCCTACCATGCTGGAGGTGGTGAAGCTGTTGAAGGATATTAAGATGGAAGGTTCTGGGGTGTGA